In a genomic window of Aricia agestis chromosome 2, ilAriAges1.1, whole genome shotgun sequence:
- the LOC121735283 gene encoding coiled-coil domain-containing protein 170 — MEDDKSQESEDWKVERTKTPLNMDEDGNDIITTLRSDLAGLQYKRDKLISENSDLKNQMLSRDQRILEQQVEIDHLREQNARQNAIISSYKKKIQDLEEIQRNLQTSQGRSDLTVQTLQRDNRYCEEKIKDLEKKLRTLELECHNEEQQKENARCQFHDLVRRLSVALDSDFCDTTHTRSPESLIIKASELVQEITRLKNKCMNTTENLSTIEQDLRSCRDSLERAHADKDILQRQLSSQLLDVERLKQEKESLSVSNRVLERELHEAREKLSHCTKNLNVVTDNVSQNESMIIQLKEDLRHRDEKHQRLQAEFRNTLESIAILLSLPTRFVDAHETTIKDRIREILSDNKDKSLQLEALREKLGMESHQLERAVQQQAAAGSRARLLEDERAILEAKLHKLEAELNAAELARDSLRKDKANFVAFLERLSRTLNMEELTHDTGIELHTDAVLHRAEQLARLESDKIVDKTAVVYQLQRRIKILREQLQRKDLHLDLLRRKLSVQEESCRVRAVLQAERDEALGRSRKLSRQCDKLAAQLADARAQIRDLNGQLADAADYKITSLERARKIEELQKKLDEAEILRTRYNRKVNVLKDQVRATGETLEQERGTLEHQLSITRDDLARTKEALAECQRREAQLHSFRNSIAKLLGILVPSTVPDFEMVSRLQKLIDAHHDFTVVSRRYDDPALLRAASRSPPPSRCRTRTPDRSLRYDDSGYADPPPFDLDDDLYKRAL; from the exons ATGGAGGACGATAAAAGCCAGGAAAGTGAGGATTGGAAGGTGGAACGGACCAAAACACCGCTCAAT ATGGATGAGGATGGTAACGATATTATAACAACACTGCGAAGCGACCTCGCCGGCCTGCAGTACAAGCGAGACAAACTTATATCTGAA AATAGCGATCTCAAGAACCAAATGCTGTCCCGGGATCAGAGAATACTAGAACAGCAAGTGGAAATCGACCATCTGCGAGAGCAAAATGCGCGGCAAAACGCCATCATATCGTCCTACAAGAAGAAAATACAGGATCTCGAAGAAATCCAGAGAAATCTCCAGACGAGCCAGGGCAGGAGCGACCTAACCGTACAGACGCTGCAGAGAGACAATCGATACTGCGAGGAGAAGATTAAGGATTTGGAGAAGAAGCTTAGAACGCTGGAACTGGAGTGTCACAATGAGGAGCAGCAAAAGGAGAACGCGCGATGCCAATTCCACGATCTCGTTCGAAGGTTATCCGTTGCTTTGGACTCGGATTTCTGTGACACAACGCACACGCGCTCCCCCGAAAGCCTGATTATCAAGGCGTCAGAGTTGGTTCAGGAAATAACGAGACTGAAGAACAAATGTATGAACACGACCGAAAATTTGTCGACCATCGAACAAGATCTCCGAAGCTGTCGCGACTCGCTCGAAAGAGCGCACGCTGATAAGGACATCCTACAAAGACAGCTATCCTCTCAACTTCTAGACGTAGAGAGACTGAAACAGGAGAAGGAATCTCTCTCGGTCTCTAATAGAGTCTTGGAGAGAGAGTTGCACGAGGCCAGAGAGAAGTTGTCGCACTGTACCAAAAATCTGAATGTCGTGACGGACAACGTCAGCCAAAATGAGTCCATGATCATACAACTCAAGG AGGATCTCCGCCACCGCGACGAGAAGCACCAGCGGCTCCAGGCGGAGTTCCGCAACACCCTAGAGTCCATCGCCATCCTGCTGAGCCTGCCCACGCGCTTCGTCGACGCGCACGAGACAACCATCAAGGATCGGATACGGGAGATACTGAGCGATAATAAGGATAAGAGTTTG CAACTAGAAGCCCTCCGCGAGAAGCTGGGCATGGAGTCGCACCAGCTGGAGCGGGCGGTGCAGCAGCAGGCGGCGGCCGGCTCCCGCGCCAGGCTGCTGGAGGACGAGCGGGCCATCCTCGAGGCCAAGCTGCACAAGCTGGAGGCTGAGCTGAACGCCGCGGAGCTGGCCAGAGACTCCCTGAGGAAGGATAAGGCGAAT TTCGTGGCATTCCTGGAGCGTCTTAGCCGTACTCTGAACATGGAGGAGCTGACCCACGACACGGGCATCGAGCTGCACACGGACGCCGTGCTGCACCGCGCCGAGCAGTTGGCCAGGCTGGAGAGCGACAAGATTGTTGATAAG ACCGCAGTAGTATACCAGCTACAACGTCGCATCAAGATCCTCCGTGAGCAGCTGCAGAGGAAGGACCTGCACCTCGACTTGTTGAGGAGGAAACTGAGCGTCCAG GAGGAGAGCTGCCGCGTGCGAGCTGTGCTGCAGGCGGAGCGGGACGAGGCTCTGGGCCGCAGCCGCAAGCTGTCGCGGCAGTGCGACAAGCTGGCCGCGCAGCTCGCCGACGCGCGCGCCCAGATCAGGGACCTCAACGGGCAGCTCGCCGACGCCGCCGACTACAAG ATAACATCACTGGAACGGGCCAGAAAGATAGAAGAACTCCAGAAGAAGCTGGATGAGGCGGAGATACTGCGGACACGGTACAACCGGAAGGTCAACGTGCTGAAGGACCAGGTGCGGGCCACGGGAGAGACCCTCGAGCAGGAGCGAGGCACCCTGGAGCACCAGCTCAGCATCACCAGAGATGACCTCGCCAGGACCAAGGAGGCGCTGGCAGAATGCCAAAGAAGAGAGGCGCAGCTGCATAGTTTTAG GAACTCTATCGCCAAGCTGCTGGGCATCCTCGTGCCATCGACGGTCCCCGACTTCGAGATGGTGTCACGGCTGCAGAAGCTGATCGACGCGCACCACGACTTCACCGTCGTATCGCGGCGGTACGACGACCCCGCGCTGCTCCGCGCCGCCTCGCGCTCGCCGCCGCCGTCGCGCTGCCGCACGCGCACGCCCGACAG